The following proteins are co-located in the Gorilla gorilla gorilla isolate KB3781 chromosome 18, NHGRI_mGorGor1-v2.1_pri, whole genome shotgun sequence genome:
- the HCFC1R1 gene encoding host cell factor C1 regulator 1 isoform X2, translating into MILQQPLERGPQGGAQRLPRAALGVTRGLDAREPLRKQFLSEENMATHFSQLSLHNDHPYCSPPMTFSPALPPLRSPCSELLLWRYPGSLIPEALRLLRLGDTPSTPYPATPAGDIMEL; encoded by the exons ATGATCCTGCAGCAGCCCTTGGAGCGAGGCCCCCAGGGAGGGGCCCAGCGCCTCCCGCGGGCCGCCTTGGGGGTGACTCGGGGCTTGGACGCCAG GGAACCTCTGCGCAAGCAGTTTCTGTCTGAGGAGAACATGGCCACCCACTTCTCTCAACTCAGCCTGCACAATGACCACCCCTACTGCAGCCCCCCCATGACcttctccccagccctgcccccactCAG GAGCCCTTGCTCTGAGCTGCTTCTCTGGCGCTATCCTGGCAGCCTCATCCCTGAGGCCCTCCGTCTGCTGAGGCTGGGGGACACCCCCAGTACCCCCTACCCTGCAACCCCAGCTGGGGACATAATGGAGCTCTGA
- the HCFC1R1 gene encoding host cell factor C1 regulator 1 isoform X1 — protein MILQQPLERGPQGGAQRLPRAALGVTRGLDASSPLRGAVPMSTKRRLEEEQEPLRKQFLSEENMATHFSQLSLHNDHPYCSPPMTFSPALPPLRSPCSELLLWRYPGSLIPEALRLLRLGDTPSTPYPATPAGDIMEL, from the exons ATGATCCTGCAGCAGCCCTTGGAGCGAGGCCCCCAGGGAGGGGCCCAGCGCCTCCCGCGGGCCGCCTTGGGGGTGACTCGGGGCTTGGACGCCAG CTCCCCTCTCCGAGGAGCTGTGCCCATGAGCACCAAGCGGCGCCTGGAGGAGGAGCA GGAACCTCTGCGCAAGCAGTTTCTGTCTGAGGAGAACATGGCCACCCACTTCTCTCAACTCAGCCTGCACAATGACCACCCCTACTGCAGCCCCCCCATGACcttctccccagccctgcccccactCAG GAGCCCTTGCTCTGAGCTGCTTCTCTGGCGCTATCCTGGCAGCCTCATCCCTGAGGCCCTCCGTCTGCTGAGGCTGGGGGACACCCCCAGTACCCCCTACCCTGCAACCCCAGCTGGGGACATAATGGAGCTCTGA
- the THOC6 gene encoding THO complex subunit 6, which yields MERAVPLAVPLGQTEVFQALQRLHMTIFSQSVSPCGKFLAAGNNYGQIAIFSLSAALSSEAKEESKKPVVTFQAHDGPVYSMVSTDRHLLSAGDGEVKAWLWAEMLKKGCKELWRRQPPYRTSLEVPEINALLLVPKENSLILAGGDCQLHTMDLETGTFTRVLRGHTDYIHCLALRERSPEVLSGGEDGAVRLWDLRTAKEVQTIEVYKHEECSRPHNGRWIGCLATDSDWMVCGGGPALTLWHLRSSTPTTVFPIRAPQKHVTFYQDLILSAGQGRCVNQWQLSGELKAQVPGSSPGLLSLSLNQQPAAPECKVLTAAGNSCRVDVFTNLGYRAFSLSF from the exons ATGGAGCGAGCTGTGCCGCTCGCGGTGCCTCTGGGTCAG ACAGAGGTGTTCCAGGCCTTGCAGCGGCTCCATATGACCATCTTCTCCCAGAGCGTCTCACCATGTGGGAAGTTTCTGGCGGCTGGCAACAATTACGGGCAGATTGCCATCTTCAG CTTGTCCGCTGCTTTGAGCTCAGAAGCCAAAGAGGAAAGTAAGAAGCCGGTGGTGACTTTCCAAG CCCATGATGGGCCCGTCTATAGCATGGTTTCCACCGATCGACATCTGCTTAGTGCTGGGGATGGGGAGGTGAAGGCCTGGCTTTGGGCGGAGATGCTCAAGAAG GGCTGTAAGGAGCTGTGGCGTCGTCAGCCTCCATACAG GACAAGCCTGGAAGTGCCTGAGATCAATGCTTTGCTGCTGGTCCCCAAG GAGAATTCCCTCATCCTGGCTGGGGGAGACTGTCAGTTGCACACTATGGACCTTGAAACTGGGACTTTCACG AGGGTCCTCCGGGGCCACACAGACTACATCCATTGCCTGGCACTGCGGGAAAGGAGCCCAGAGGTGCTGTCAGGTGGCGAGGATGGAGCTGTTCGACTTTGGG ACCTGCGCACAGCCAAGGAGGTCCAGACGATCGAGGTCTATAAGCACGAG gagTGCTCGAGGCCCCACAATGGGCGCTGGATTGGATGTTTGGCAACTGATTCCGACTGGATG GTCTGTGGAGGGGGCCCAGCCCTCACCCTCTGGCACCTCCGATCCTCCACACCCACCACCGTCTTCCCAATCCGGGCGCCACAGAAGCACGTCACCTTCTACCAGGACCTG ATTCTGTCAGCTGGCCAGGGCCGCTGTGTCAACCAGTGGCAGCTGAGCGGGGAGCTGAAGGCCCAGGTGCCTGGCTCCTCCCCAGGGctgctcagcctcagcctcaaccAGCAGCCTGCCGCGCCTGAGTGCAAG GTCCTGACAGCTGCAGGCAACAGCTGCCGGGTGGATGTCTTCACCAACCTGGGTTACCGAGCCTTCTCCCTGTCCTTCTGA